The Microbulbifer sp. YPW1 genome contains a region encoding:
- a CDS encoding extracellular solute-binding protein, giving the protein MRPLIKLLVILTTVIGLGVQAQARELHFANWSESIAEDTIANFEAASGIKVHYFEFDDIEELEQVWLKEGRQFDVIVPGSDNIPKYIAAGQLQKLDRSRIVNWEQNDPEFMQRLALFDPANEYAFPFLWGTVGIGYNVQAVRKAFGGVLPEDSWDLLFKPENLGKLDHCNATLMRSPEEIFDVALKYLGKDPNSMSMAHQFMVANLLSKVRLHVTDFDSGEYVEDLASGKRCIAHAWSGDVLVAQQMAEEAGKSFDIRYVMPKEGFPLWIDVVSMPTNAPNVDAAYEFLNYLMRPDVIANISNETQYANANMDAQDLVDPALRDNPIVYPSPDLLERTWIPAATKPRILELRHKLWQRIIEREDI; this is encoded by the coding sequence ATGCGCCCACTAATCAAACTACTGGTCATTCTGACTACTGTCATCGGGCTCGGCGTTCAAGCCCAGGCGAGAGAACTCCACTTTGCCAACTGGTCTGAATCCATTGCCGAGGACACCATTGCCAACTTTGAGGCCGCCAGTGGCATCAAAGTGCACTATTTCGAATTTGACGATATCGAAGAGCTGGAGCAGGTCTGGCTGAAAGAGGGCCGTCAGTTTGACGTCATCGTGCCCGGCTCCGACAACATTCCCAAATACATCGCTGCTGGGCAGCTGCAGAAGCTCGATCGCAGTCGTATCGTCAATTGGGAACAAAATGACCCCGAGTTCATGCAGCGTCTGGCCCTGTTCGACCCGGCCAATGAATACGCCTTCCCGTTCTTGTGGGGGACCGTGGGTATTGGCTACAACGTGCAGGCAGTGCGCAAGGCATTCGGTGGAGTGTTGCCGGAGGACAGCTGGGACCTGCTGTTCAAGCCGGAAAATCTCGGCAAGCTGGATCACTGCAATGCGACCCTGATGCGGTCTCCGGAAGAAATCTTCGATGTGGCGCTCAAGTACCTGGGCAAAGACCCGAACTCGATGAGCATGGCGCACCAGTTCATGGTCGCGAACCTGCTGTCCAAGGTACGCCTGCATGTCACCGATTTCGACTCGGGTGAATATGTGGAAGACCTGGCCAGCGGCAAACGCTGTATCGCCCACGCCTGGAGCGGTGATGTACTGGTGGCACAGCAGATGGCGGAAGAGGCGGGCAAGTCCTTCGATATCCGCTACGTGATGCCGAAGGAGGGCTTCCCCCTTTGGATCGATGTGGTGTCCATGCCCACCAATGCTCCCAATGTTGATGCCGCCTACGAGTTTCTCAATTACCTGATGCGTCCGGACGTCATCGCCAATATCAGCAATGAGACCCAGTACGCGAACGCAAACATGGACGCCCAGGATCTCGTCGATCCGGCGCTGCGGGATAACCCCATCGTTTACCCCAGCCCTGATCTGCTCGAACGCACCTGGATCCCGGCGGCCACCAAGCCCCGTATCCTTGAGCTGCGTCACAAGCTGTGGCAGCGGATCATCGAGCGCGAAGACATCTAA
- the ribD gene encoding bifunctional diaminohydroxyphosphoribosylaminopyrimidine deaminase/5-amino-6-(5-phosphoribosylamino)uracil reductase RibD yields the protein MSFSPRELMARAIQLAERGMYTTMPNPRVGCVIADSAGNILGQGWHRRAGEGHAEVEALKDAGDKARGNIVYVTLEPCSHTGKTGPCADALIAAGVSKVVFGMQDPNPGVSGNGLQKLRDAGIEVEGPLLEESCRLLNPGFIKRMTLGLPLVRSKSAMSIDGRTAMDSGESKWVTGPAARADVQNLRARSCAVITGVDTVRHDNPNMNVRPEEMALPDAEAAAAAEKQPLRVIVDSKLRTPAKAFILQGGAPTLVVTTDAADEERRARLEKTGAEVLALPADKNGRVHLGELLKELARRECNEVLVESGATLSGEFMYQGHVDEIIVYLAPKILGSSARPLFELPIARMGSVLPITITDMRAVGHDWRITATTDIER from the coding sequence ATGAGCTTTTCTCCCCGGGAGCTGATGGCGCGCGCCATCCAGCTCGCTGAGCGCGGTATGTACACCACCATGCCCAATCCCCGCGTCGGGTGCGTGATCGCCGATAGCGCGGGCAATATTCTCGGCCAGGGCTGGCACCGGCGCGCCGGTGAGGGCCACGCCGAAGTGGAGGCATTGAAAGATGCCGGAGACAAAGCCCGGGGCAACATCGTCTATGTGACTCTGGAACCTTGCAGTCACACGGGCAAAACCGGACCCTGCGCCGATGCCCTGATTGCCGCCGGTGTCTCCAAAGTGGTTTTCGGTATGCAGGACCCCAACCCCGGTGTCAGCGGGAATGGGTTACAGAAACTGCGCGATGCGGGCATTGAAGTGGAAGGCCCGTTGCTGGAAGAATCCTGCCGGTTGCTGAATCCTGGCTTTATCAAGCGTATGACCCTCGGCCTGCCACTGGTGCGCAGCAAATCGGCGATGAGTATCGACGGCCGCACGGCCATGGACAGTGGTGAGTCAAAGTGGGTCACCGGTCCCGCCGCCCGCGCCGATGTCCAGAACCTGCGCGCGCGCAGCTGCGCGGTGATCACCGGTGTGGATACCGTGCGCCACGACAACCCGAATATGAACGTGCGCCCGGAAGAGATGGCTCTGCCGGACGCGGAGGCCGCCGCCGCGGCAGAAAAGCAGCCACTGCGGGTGATTGTCGACAGTAAACTGCGCACCCCCGCCAAAGCCTTTATTTTACAGGGGGGCGCCCCAACATTGGTGGTCACCACCGATGCGGCCGATGAAGAGCGCCGCGCGCGCCTGGAAAAGACCGGTGCAGAGGTACTGGCACTGCCCGCGGACAAGAACGGCCGCGTGCACCTGGGTGAGCTGCTGAAAGAGCTTGCCCGCCGCGAGTGCAATGAAGTGCTGGTGGAGAGCGGCGCGACCCTCTCTGGTGAATTCATGTACCAGGGGCATGTGGATGAGATCATCGTCTACCTGGCGCCCAAGATTCTCGGCTCCAGCGCACGGCCGCTGTTCGAGCTGCCAATCGCGCGTATGGGCTCCGTGCTGCCGATCACCATTACCGATATGCGCGCAGTCGGTCACGACTGGCGCATTACCGCAACGACAGATATCGAGCGTTAA
- the glyA gene encoding serine hydroxymethyltransferase has translation MFDKSVTLASYDPDVWSAIQDEDRRQEEHIELIASENYTSPQVMEAQGTSLTNKYAEGYPGKRYYGGCEYVDKVEALAIERAKELFGADYANVQPHSGSQANAAVYQALCAPGDTVLGMSLAHGGHLTHGAKVNFSGKIYNAVQYGLNPETGEVDYEEVERLALEHKPKMIVAGFSAYSRIMDWARFRTIADKVGAYLMVDMAHVAGLVAAGAYPSPVPHADVVTSTTHKTLRGPRGGIIIAKANEEIEKKLNSAVFPGGQGGPLMHVIAAKAVSFKEAMTPEYKAYQQKVVENARAMAETFLDRGINIVSGGTDDHLMLVDLIGKEYTGKDADEALGNANITVNKNAVPNDPRSPFITSGLRVGTPAITTRGFGVEETKQLTNWICDVLDALEKGNADATIAEVKAKVLEICAKFPVYKG, from the coding sequence ATGTTTGATAAATCCGTCACTCTTGCTTCATACGACCCGGATGTGTGGTCCGCCATTCAGGACGAAGACCGCCGCCAGGAAGAACACATCGAGCTGATCGCCTCGGAAAACTACACCAGCCCGCAGGTGATGGAAGCCCAGGGCACCAGCCTCACCAACAAGTACGCGGAAGGCTACCCCGGCAAGCGTTACTACGGTGGCTGTGAGTACGTCGACAAGGTCGAGGCCCTGGCCATCGAGCGCGCCAAAGAACTGTTTGGCGCCGACTACGCCAACGTCCAGCCGCACTCCGGTTCCCAGGCCAACGCCGCCGTATACCAGGCCCTGTGCGCCCCCGGCGACACCGTGCTGGGCATGAGCCTGGCCCACGGTGGTCACCTGACCCACGGTGCCAAGGTGAACTTCTCCGGCAAGATCTACAACGCGGTGCAGTACGGTCTGAACCCGGAAACCGGCGAGGTGGATTACGAAGAAGTGGAGCGCCTGGCGCTGGAGCACAAGCCGAAGATGATCGTTGCCGGCTTCTCCGCCTACAGCCGCATCATGGACTGGGCCCGTTTCCGCACCATCGCTGACAAGGTTGGCGCCTACCTGATGGTCGATATGGCCCACGTTGCCGGCCTGGTTGCCGCTGGCGCTTACCCGTCGCCTGTGCCCCACGCGGATGTCGTGACTTCCACTACCCACAAGACCCTGCGCGGCCCGCGCGGCGGCATCATCATTGCCAAGGCCAATGAAGAGATCGAGAAGAAACTGAACAGCGCGGTATTCCCGGGCGGTCAGGGTGGCCCGCTGATGCACGTGATCGCGGCCAAAGCGGTTTCCTTCAAGGAAGCCATGACCCCCGAATACAAGGCCTACCAGCAGAAAGTGGTAGAGAATGCCCGCGCCATGGCCGAGACCTTCCTCGACCGCGGTATCAATATCGTCTCCGGTGGTACTGACGACCACCTGATGCTGGTGGACCTGATCGGCAAAGAGTACACCGGTAAGGATGCGGACGAAGCCCTGGGCAACGCCAACATCACCGTGAACAAGAACGCCGTTCCCAACGACCCGCGCTCCCCGTTCATCACCAGTGGCCTGCGTGTCGGCACCCCGGCGATCACCACCCGTGGTTTCGGTGTGGAAGAGACCAAGCAGCTCACCAACTGGATCTGCGACGTGCTGGACGCGCTGGAGAAGGGCAATGCAGACGCCACCATCGCCGAGGTGAAAGCCAAGGTTCTGGAAATCTGCGCCAAGTTTCCGGTCTACAAAGGCTGA
- the hemN gene encoding oxygen-independent coproporphyrinogen III oxidase — MDENSFAGADSASASAISTASTALSQALLARYAGPCPRYTSYPTADRFVPLSAGTDSPESGGNPWDALQDVQTLSLYVHIPFCRSLCYFCACNKVITRQYGLASTYLDRVLQEAQWYRERVAGVPVTQLHLGGGTPTYLNDSDLTRLIHGLQEVFALQPGEDAEYSIEADPRVLEVETLDTLRGLGFNRLSMGIQDFNPDVQRAINRICPPEQVRALTLAARERGFRSISYDLIYGLPGQDVESLERTIDTVIDLAPDRIALYHYAHLPQRFKAQRLISTDLIPSPESKIAMQLAASRRLMDAGYLFLGMDHFSRPDDPMAAAATRGQLARNFQGYTLMPADALVGLGASAISYSRDGYWQNHHGQKEYAGAISESGQAICRGWQLDDDDRLRQWMIMELMCHLRLRKRDVEARTGRPFAAYFAPELARLQPLIADGLLLDKGDDLEVTEHGRWFLRNIASAFDRYLHGSEAAAQYSRVL; from the coding sequence ATGGACGAAAACAGCTTTGCCGGCGCTGACAGCGCCAGTGCCTCCGCGATATCTACCGCTTCTACGGCGTTATCCCAGGCGCTGTTGGCGCGTTATGCCGGCCCCTGTCCGCGCTATACCTCTTACCCCACCGCCGACCGGTTTGTGCCACTGAGTGCTGGTACCGACTCGCCGGAGTCCGGCGGCAATCCCTGGGATGCACTGCAAGATGTGCAGACATTGTCGCTGTACGTGCATATCCCGTTCTGCCGTTCCCTGTGTTATTTCTGCGCCTGTAACAAGGTGATCACCCGTCAGTACGGTCTCGCTTCCACCTATCTGGACCGGGTGTTGCAGGAAGCGCAGTGGTACCGGGAGCGGGTCGCCGGTGTGCCAGTGACGCAGCTGCATTTAGGCGGCGGCACACCGACCTACCTGAACGACAGCGATCTGACCCGCCTGATCCACGGGCTCCAGGAAGTGTTCGCGCTGCAGCCCGGAGAGGATGCGGAGTACAGTATTGAGGCCGATCCGCGGGTGCTTGAAGTGGAAACCCTGGATACATTGCGAGGCCTGGGGTTCAACCGGCTGAGTATGGGGATTCAGGACTTCAACCCGGATGTGCAGCGCGCGATCAACCGGATCTGTCCGCCCGAGCAGGTGCGGGCGCTTACCCTTGCGGCGCGCGAGCGCGGCTTTCGCTCCATCTCCTACGACCTGATCTACGGGCTGCCGGGTCAGGACGTGGAGAGCCTAGAGCGCACCATCGACACCGTGATCGACCTGGCCCCGGATCGAATTGCGCTGTATCACTACGCGCACCTGCCGCAGCGGTTCAAGGCGCAGCGTCTGATCAGCACGGACCTGATCCCGTCCCCCGAGTCGAAGATCGCCATGCAGCTGGCGGCGAGCCGTCGGCTGATGGATGCGGGATACCTGTTTCTGGGTATGGACCACTTTTCCCGTCCGGATGATCCCATGGCTGCCGCCGCCACACGGGGGCAGCTGGCGCGCAACTTCCAGGGGTATACCCTGATGCCGGCGGATGCCCTGGTGGGCCTCGGTGCCTCGGCGATCAGCTATAGCCGAGATGGTTACTGGCAGAACCACCACGGGCAGAAGGAGTATGCCGGGGCAATTTCTGAATCTGGTCAGGCGATCTGTCGCGGCTGGCAGCTGGATGATGATGATCGCCTGCGCCAGTGGATGATCATGGAGTTGATGTGCCATCTCCGCCTGCGCAAACGCGATGTGGAAGCCCGCACCGGGCGTCCCTTCGCGGCGTACTTTGCGCCGGAGCTGGCGCGACTACAGCCCCTGATCGCGGACGGGCTGTTGCTCGACAAAGGGGATGACTTGGAAGTCACAGAGCATGGCCGCTGGTTTTTGCGCAATATTGCCTCTGCTTTTGATCGCTACCTGCACGGCAGTGAAGCTGCAGCCCAATACTCCCGTGTGCTTTAA
- a CDS encoding hemerythrin domain-containing protein: MNGIYRQLCDDHKHMQNLLDVFEVLLKDLGQQDRDPATLSMILDALDYFSVYPDQWHHPVEDLVFEQLLGKPVDIRDVVEKISAEHRAIAQATRSMNRLFYAVANDAAVEREQLFSTAREYISLQREHMRKENEILLPLVNQYLTETDWEEVTAALADRQSCQFHRGVKRLYEAIYQDLAEKEVATAC, translated from the coding sequence ATGAACGGTATCTACCGACAGCTCTGCGATGACCACAAGCACATGCAAAACCTGCTGGATGTGTTCGAGGTTTTACTCAAGGACCTGGGACAGCAGGATCGCGATCCCGCTACCCTGAGCATGATCCTCGATGCCCTGGATTACTTTTCCGTCTACCCGGATCAGTGGCACCACCCGGTGGAGGATCTGGTATTCGAACAGCTGCTGGGCAAGCCTGTGGATATCCGGGATGTGGTTGAAAAGATAAGTGCAGAGCACCGGGCTATTGCCCAGGCCACACGCAGCATGAACCGGCTCTTTTATGCCGTCGCGAACGATGCCGCCGTGGAACGGGAACAGCTGTTCAGCACCGCGCGGGAGTACATATCCCTGCAGCGCGAACATATGCGAAAAGAAAATGAGATATTGCTGCCACTGGTGAACCAGTACCTGACAGAAACCGACTGGGAAGAGGTGACCGCAGCGCTCGCGGACAGGCAGAGCTGTCAATTCCACCGCGGCGTCAAGCGCCTCTACGAGGCCATCTATCAGGATCTCGCAGAGAAAGAAGTAGCGACAGCCTGCTGA
- the mmsB gene encoding 3-hydroxyisobutyrate dehydrogenase — protein sequence MAEVNKIAFIGLGNMGGPMAANLVKKGVPVAAFDLSSAVLDRAVASGCTKAASAEAAIEGADVVISMLPSGEAVRSLYLGVHGLLQAMGPEVLLIDCSTIAAEDARQVIAAAGERGIDAVDAPVSGGTAAAAAGSLSFMCGGDAAAVERARPVLAAMGANIFHAGPAGSGQVAKICNNMLLAIHMIGTAEALQLGVDNGLDPSVLSQIMGVSSGGNWSLEKYNPYPGVMENVPASRNYEGGFSVALMLKDLGLAMDTAAGSASSTPLGALAKNLYQLHGGDPINSALDFSSIQNLFRRPVGD from the coding sequence ATGGCAGAAGTAAACAAAATCGCCTTTATCGGCCTCGGCAATATGGGTGGCCCAATGGCGGCGAACCTGGTGAAGAAGGGGGTCCCGGTCGCCGCCTTTGATCTTTCCAGCGCGGTGCTCGACAGGGCTGTAGCCAGTGGCTGTACCAAAGCCGCCAGTGCCGAGGCCGCTATTGAAGGTGCGGATGTGGTGATATCCATGTTGCCCAGTGGCGAAGCCGTTCGCTCCCTGTACCTTGGTGTGCACGGCCTGCTGCAGGCGATGGGGCCGGAGGTGCTGCTGATCGATTGTTCCACCATTGCCGCCGAAGACGCCCGCCAGGTGATTGCCGCCGCCGGTGAGCGCGGCATCGATGCGGTGGATGCACCGGTATCCGGTGGTACCGCGGCCGCTGCTGCGGGCAGTCTGTCATTTATGTGCGGCGGTGACGCGGCGGCGGTGGAGCGGGCGCGCCCGGTACTGGCGGCCATGGGCGCAAATATTTTTCACGCGGGGCCAGCGGGCAGCGGCCAGGTGGCGAAAATCTGTAACAACATGCTGCTCGCCATCCATATGATCGGAACCGCCGAAGCCCTGCAACTGGGGGTGGACAACGGGCTGGACCCGAGCGTCCTGTCGCAGATCATGGGCGTCAGCTCCGGCGGCAACTGGTCACTGGAAAAATACAATCCTTATCCCGGGGTCATGGAAAACGTACCCGCCTCGCGCAATTACGAGGGCGGTTTTTCGGTGGCACTGATGCTCAAGGATCTGGGGCTCGCCATGGACACCGCCGCTGGCAGTGCGTCTTCGACCCCATTGGGGGCGCTGGCGAAAAACCTGTATCAACTGCACGGCGGCGACCCGATCAACAGTGCGCTGGACTTCTCCAGTATCCAGAACCTGTTCCGGCGTCCGGTGGGGGACTGA
- the nrdR gene encoding transcriptional regulator NrdR — MHCPFCSADETKVVDSRLVADGDQVRRRRECLQCHERFTTFETAELVLPRVVKQNGQREPFNEDKLRAGIQRAVEKRPVSTERVEAAVAQIKHALQATGERELPAMHIGELVMEQLRELDQVAFVRFASVYRRFEDVSDFSEEIERLNTRETGKGASQKEEG, encoded by the coding sequence ATGCACTGTCCATTCTGCAGCGCAGATGAAACCAAAGTCGTAGACTCCCGCCTGGTGGCCGATGGCGACCAGGTGCGCCGCCGTCGCGAGTGCCTGCAGTGCCACGAGCGCTTCACCACCTTCGAGACCGCCGAGCTGGTCCTGCCCCGTGTCGTCAAACAGAACGGCCAGCGCGAACCCTTCAATGAAGACAAGCTCCGCGCCGGTATCCAGCGCGCCGTCGAGAAACGTCCGGTCAGCACCGAGCGGGTAGAAGCCGCTGTCGCCCAGATCAAACACGCCCTGCAGGCCACAGGTGAGCGCGAACTCCCGGCTATGCACATTGGCGAGTTGGTGATGGAACAGCTGCGCGAGCTGGATCAGGTCGCGTTTGTGCGCTTCGCTTCCGTATATCGCCGTTTCGAAGACGTTAGCGACTTCAGCGAGGAGATCGAACGCCTCAATACCCGCGAGACGGGCAAGGGCGCATCTCAAAAGGAGGAAGGATGA
- the fnr gene encoding fumarate/nitrate reduction transcriptional regulator Fnr, whose translation MSKPSTAVNCGSCSVRRLCLPVGLADEDIERLEQVTRKKKILKAGETLFRAGDPFSNLYAIRSGSFKSAVIGADGDTQVTHFALPGELLGLDAYSGGSHPGYAEALEDSSVCVLPFTQLENLAQQVPALQKQIYNIFSEELKQDSDVLLLLGKRSAESRLAALLINISSRYARRGYSASEFKLSMQRIDIANYLGLTAETVSRLISRFQKQGLIRVQGRAISILDLIALSELAGTHCSYEND comes from the coding sequence ATGTCGAAACCCTCAACCGCGGTCAATTGTGGAAGTTGTTCGGTCAGAAGGCTGTGCCTGCCCGTGGGCCTGGCGGATGAGGACATCGAGCGCCTCGAACAGGTGACGCGCAAGAAGAAAATCCTGAAGGCGGGAGAGACGCTGTTTCGCGCCGGCGATCCCTTTTCCAATCTGTACGCAATCCGTTCCGGCAGCTTCAAGTCGGCGGTGATCGGTGCCGATGGCGATACCCAGGTCACGCATTTTGCGCTGCCCGGTGAACTGCTGGGGTTGGATGCCTACAGTGGTGGTTCGCACCCGGGCTATGCGGAAGCGCTGGAGGACAGCAGCGTCTGTGTGCTGCCGTTCACCCAGCTGGAAAACCTGGCCCAGCAGGTGCCTGCGCTGCAGAAACAGATCTACAACATTTTCTCGGAAGAGCTGAAACAGGATAGCGATGTGCTGTTGCTGTTGGGCAAGCGCTCGGCGGAAAGCCGCCTGGCGGCGCTGCTGATCAATATTTCCAGCCGCTATGCCCGCCGCGGGTACTCCGCCAGCGAATTCAAACTTTCCATGCAGCGCATCGACATCGCCAATTATCTGGGGCTGACCGCGGAAACGGTCAGCCGGTTGATCTCGCGCTTCCAGAAACAGGGCCTGATTCGCGTGCAGGGCAGGGCGATTAGCATTCTCGACCTGATTGCTCTCAGCGAGCTGGCGGGCACCCACTGCAGCTACGAAAACGACTGA
- a CDS encoding enoyl-CoA hydratase/isomerase family protein produces MTEESPLIVDRQGPIGKLTLNLPKALNALNLDMIDRMAAQLDQWEADDSVACIWIEGAGEKALCAGGDVVALHRESGSYGDQGASQFVQDFFTREYRLDYRIHTYPKPIIVWGNGIVMGGGIGIMSGASHRIVSETTRMAMPEITIGLFPDVGGSWFLNRMPGRIGLFLGLTGAQFNGSDAIYAGMADRMVASADKDALLSSLARQAFSEDAEQNRVLVSRAVQTSEIAQDQRPASNLRAHYDVIQQLTDAPTLADVYQTIVNYAGEDSWLQRAAATLKAGCPLTAGVVWEQLRRARHMSLAEVLQMELALAVNMCSNGQVKEGVRALLIDKDRNPQWQPATLEGVTPELVAACFKQPWETNPLADL; encoded by the coding sequence ATGACCGAGGAATCACCCCTTATCGTTGACCGTCAGGGCCCCATCGGCAAATTGACGCTCAATCTGCCCAAAGCCCTGAATGCACTCAACCTCGACATGATCGACCGGATGGCTGCCCAGCTGGACCAGTGGGAAGCCGACGACAGTGTCGCCTGTATCTGGATAGAAGGGGCAGGGGAAAAGGCCCTGTGTGCGGGCGGAGATGTGGTGGCGCTGCATCGGGAATCCGGTAGCTACGGGGATCAGGGGGCGAGCCAGTTTGTGCAGGACTTCTTCACCCGGGAGTATCGCCTCGACTACCGTATCCACACCTATCCCAAGCCCATCATCGTATGGGGCAACGGTATTGTCATGGGCGGCGGTATTGGCATCATGAGTGGCGCCAGCCACCGGATCGTCAGCGAAACCACGCGCATGGCCATGCCCGAAATCACCATCGGCCTGTTCCCCGATGTCGGCGGCAGCTGGTTCCTGAATCGCATGCCCGGGCGTATCGGCCTGTTCCTTGGCCTCACCGGAGCCCAGTTTAACGGCAGTGATGCCATCTATGCGGGAATGGCCGATCGCATGGTGGCGAGCGCAGACAAGGATGCGCTTCTCTCCAGCCTTGCCCGGCAGGCATTCTCTGAGGACGCCGAGCAGAATCGAGTGCTGGTCAGCAGGGCGGTTCAGACCAGCGAAATAGCGCAGGACCAGCGACCGGCATCCAACCTGCGCGCGCACTACGATGTGATCCAGCAACTGACGGACGCGCCGACCCTTGCCGACGTTTATCAAACTATCGTCAATTACGCTGGTGAAGATTCCTGGCTGCAGCGCGCTGCAGCGACGCTGAAAGCCGGCTGCCCGCTTACCGCCGGTGTCGTCTGGGAACAGTTGCGTCGGGCCCGGCATATGTCCCTCGCCGAAGTGTTGCAAATGGAACTGGCCCTCGCGGTCAACATGTGCAGCAATGGGCAGGTAAAAGAAGGTGTGCGTGCACTGTTGATTGATAAGGATCGCAATCCCCAGTGGCAGCCCGCGACGCTGGAAGGTGTTACACCAGAGCTGGTGGCTGCGTGTTTTAAGCAGCCCTGGGAGACCAATCCGCTGGCAGATTTATAG
- a CDS encoding outer membrane beta-barrel protein, which produces MMKKVLAAAVMLGCSISVQASEGGYFGTVAGLMKTSINGDSPFNAGIRAGYTWNSGFGLEGEYTTSLVDGEARFNSGWGDFRWDYSISTLGAYATYRSQGDLYFKGRLGVLNESVDFEGEKESDSGLSAGLGLGFNLSETVNLEAEYTLVEEDVDFWSGTLVFRF; this is translated from the coding sequence ATGATGAAAAAAGTTTTAGCGGCAGCGGTGATGCTGGGTTGTTCAATTTCTGTTCAGGCCAGTGAAGGCGGTTACTTCGGTACCGTGGCGGGCCTGATGAAGACCTCCATCAATGGCGATAGCCCGTTCAATGCGGGCATCCGCGCTGGTTATACCTGGAATTCTGGATTCGGCCTGGAAGGCGAATACACCACTTCCCTGGTAGATGGCGAAGCGCGTTTTAACAGCGGTTGGGGTGACTTCCGCTGGGATTACTCCATTTCCACCCTGGGCGCCTACGCGACCTACCGCAGCCAGGGCGACCTCTACTTCAAGGGCCGCCTGGGTGTGCTGAACGAAAGTGTCGATTTCGAAGGCGAGAAAGAAAGTGATTCCGGCCTGTCTGCAGGTCTGGGCCTGGGCTTCAACCTGTCCGAGACCGTTAACCTGGAAGCCGAATACACCCTGGTGGAAGAGGATGTGGATTTCTGGTCCGGCACCCTGGTATTCCGCTTCTGA